The nucleotide sequence CCATTGACAGTGAAATTGATATATACCGCTTCATATCCAATTATTCTATCCAATAACAAATCAGTTATCTTATGGTCTTCAATATATAGTGTTTCTCCTGTATACCCTCTTCCTTTTGCCGTACAACCTGATATTGTGCCATCTTCTTGCAATATAACATTTCTATTTTTCAGTTCAATATTCCATTTGGTTTTTTCTCCAAGTTTGTTTATTGTATAACCGGTGAAATCCATATGTTGTTTATCAAACCTTTCCAAATCATGGAATATACCTGTTTTTTCATTGAAATCAATTAGTTTAGCATCGCATACTTTTTCTGAGAAAAAAAATTTTTAATGGCACTATAAATTGGAATGTTTTTCATTAAACCCTTTATTTAAAGGCATTTCAGAACGATTTCAGTATCTCCGTTGTGGAAGGCCTTACTAATATATAATATACAAATGTATTTGATATAATAAAGTGTAAATCAGGTATTTATATATATTTAACGAAATATATTTGTTTATTTTAAAAATTGGATATATCTTTGCAATAGTGTTTATAATGGCACTATTAATGTGCCTATTTTTTGAATTAAAAAATTTAATATGAGGACATCTATTGCAGTTATTAAATTAGTATTGCGTACAAACAAAACGCTTGCTGATGGAACATTTCCAATAATGCTAAGAGTTAATTGGAAGGGTATGAAAGAGAAGAGTACCGGATATTCTTGTAGTGCCAAGTATTGGGATAAGGTTAATCAATGTGTGAAGAAGGGTTATCCTAATTTTGTAATGGTGAATTACGAATTGAAGAAGATGAAGGATGAAGCGATAAGAAAGAGGGATGCGTTTGTCGCTTCAGGCGAAACATATTCTCCTGCTATGATACTTTCAAATGATTATGAAAAGAATAATGAAAGTGGTGATTTAAAATATCTTATTGAGAAATATATTAGTGAAAAGGGTATTAAACCGAGGACAATTGAGCATTGGTGGGTTGTATATAAATCAATAAAGGAAATGACGGGCAGGGATATATTAATCAATGAGATTAACGAATCATTTTGCCGTCGTTATGCCAAATATTTAGAAAATGAAGGGAAGAAGGATTGTACAATAAGGGGTTACTTATCTAAAATTGCTGCTATATGTCATTATGCTATTGATGATGGTATAATAAGTTCTTATCCTTTTTCAAAATGGCGTTATAACAGGATATATCAAGAATCAAAAAGGGAATACTATGTTCATCAAAAGAGTTTAATGGTTTTGAAAGAGATATTTGTTAATGCATGTGTTACTTTTAATAAGAATGGTCTATGGCATTATAAGGATGGTGTGATTGAAGATTTGATGGATAGGAATTCTCGTCTATATGGTTTATTTTTATTTATTGGTGGTATAGTTTTTAAGGGGCTTGCTCCTATCGATATGTCTTATTTGAAAAAGAGTGATGTAAGCATAATAAGGATTGGTGACAAGGATTATTATAAAATTGATGGTGCGAGGGAAAAAACGGGAATGAAATTCAAGATAAGGATAGACAGGGAGGACATATTAAGTAAGATTTGTGTTGAGACGTTTTTAATGTTTCATACAGGTAATTATTTATTTCCAACAATGGATGGATTTATTGGAACATGTGCTTATAAAAGGATTAGCAACACATATATTAATCAAAGGCCGAATCTTAATTATTGGCTAAAGTTATGTAATGATGAAATAATAAAAAGGAATGTTGAAGGAGATAACATTCCGTTAATTGATATAGAATCTTGCAATTATTATGCTTACCGGCATACGTTTGTTATGGGAGAGGTGCAAAAGCCCAATTGTAACTTTATTGCGCTTGCTCAGATGATTGGAAAATCAGTTAATACTTTGTATCAGTACATTTCAGAACTAACTCATGACGAAGATTTGGTTTAAGGGATTACTTGTTTAGGGTAATCCCTTTCTTACATGTCAGATGATTCTTGGAGTAACCAAGTGAAGGTTATTTTCCCGCCGCCTACAGGGT is from uncultured Methanobrevibacter sp. and encodes:
- a CDS encoding phage integrase SAM-like domain and Arm DNA-binding domain-containing protein, whose product is MRTSIAVIKLVLRTNKTLADGTFPIMLRVNWKGMKEKSTGYSCSAKYWDKVNQCVKKGYPNFVMVNYELKKMKDEAIRKRDAFVASGETYSPAMILSNDYEKNNESGDLKYLIEKYISEKGIKPRTIEHWWVVYKSIKEMTGRDILINEINESFCRRYAKYLENEGKKDCTIRGYLSKIAAICHYAIDDGIISSYPFSKWRYNRIYQESKREYYVHQKSLMVLKEIFVNACVTFNKNGLWHYKDGVIEDLMDRNSRLYGLFLFIGGIVFKGLAPIDMSYLKKSDVSIIRIGDKDYYKIDGAREKTGMKFKIRIDREDILSKICVETFLMFHTGNYLFPTMDGFIGTCAYKRISNTYINQRPNLNYWLKLCNDEIIKRNVEGDNIPLIDIESCNYYAYRHTFVMGEVQKPNCNFIALAQMIGKSVNTLYQYISELTHDEDLV